The following coding sequences lie in one candidate division TA06 bacterium genomic window:
- a CDS encoding SUMF1/EgtB/PvdO family nonheme iron enzyme produces DNDRGRTVKGDACVLRGGSFNNNDNNCRVANRNNNNPDNRNNNNGFRIAQ; encoded by the coding sequence GATAACGATAGGGGGCGGACTGTAAAAGGCGATGCCTGCGTGCTCCGCGGCGGCAGCTTCAACAACAACGATAACAACTGCCGCGTTGCCAACCGCAACAACAACAACCCGGACAACCGCAACAACAACAACGGTTTTCGCATTGCCCAATAA
- a CDS encoding nucleotidyltransferase family protein, with product MPSLRKIKTLIGQHKNELAQTFKVRQIGVFGSRVNGRPTQKSDIDIIVDFSGPVSLLKLVNLENYLSDLFAAKVDLVPKEDLRIELKEQILSRAVFL from the coding sequence ATGCCTAGTCTTAGAAAGATCAAAACGCTGATAGGCCAGCATAAAAATGAGTTGGCCCAGACGTTCAAAGTGCGCCAGATCGGTGTTTTTGGCTCCCGGGTCAACGGGCGTCCGACGCAAAAGAGCGACATAGATATCATCGTGGATTTTTCCGGCCCGGTGAGCTTGCTGAAACTGGTAAATTTGGAGAATTACCTCAGCGATCTCTTCGCTGCCAAGGTGGATCTAGTCCCCAAGGAAGATCTGCGGATAGAGCTAAAAGAGCAAATTCTGTCACGGGCAGTCTTCCTATGA
- a CDS encoding DUF86 domain-containing protein, translating into MKRDATLYLKDMLDQMEKAEGFIAGLSEEGFAKDEKTQYAVLRCIEVIGEAAKHVPAGIRKKYPKVPWRDMAGMRDKVIHFYFDVNVKRVWLALMEDIPAIQPILQMILKEIRE; encoded by the coding sequence ATGAAACGGGACGCCACATTGTATCTCAAGGATATGCTCGACCAGATGGAAAAAGCCGAGGGTTTTATCGCGGGCCTGTCCGAAGAAGGTTTCGCCAAAGATGAAAAGACCCAGTATGCCGTCCTGCGATGTATTGAGGTTATAGGCGAGGCAGCCAAGCATGTTCCGGCAGGCATCCGGAAAAAATACCCCAAGGTTCCATGGAGGGATATGGCCGGGATGAGGGATAAGGTTATTCATTTCTATTTCGACGTTAATGTAAAACGGGTATGGCTTGCGTTAATGGAGGATATTCCCGCAATACAACCAATTCTTCAAATGATTCTGAAAGAGATCAGAGAATGA